The following proteins come from a genomic window of Gordonia westfalica:
- a CDS encoding MCE family protein produces the protein MTVRANRTRIATAAIAATVGLSGCSVGLQDLPLGAGGRNAFDVTAELVTADGLVSGADVRHGQQIVGRVTDMRLEERHAEITMTIADGTDLPANTTLNVELPSALGTPFVRLSEPEEPEGRLTEGSHLDLSDTGVGPQIESTLAALGNILGGSGVSQLQSVMSSLNTAFENRSDKVGDLIDTLNRLLARSSKYTDDFNAAMAEAADVSELLVAQQQTVDDFLGQVPQAVNVLAAQRDQIAKLMSQTTRLTTNVAAITRGRQETLNHLVGDAEQMVKSLSAFNTEVGSTLDNMNAFMKNFDRAIRGDYLVFDGSLDIPGGIDKILTGGLLLAGGPLPTPDDLRNVLSGGLANTKPKKTTPTKTTTPTPSPPAGAPR, from the coding sequence ATGACTGTGCGCGCCAATCGAACCCGGATCGCGACCGCGGCGATCGCGGCGACCGTCGGCCTGTCCGGCTGCTCGGTCGGACTGCAGGACCTGCCGCTCGGTGCCGGTGGCCGCAACGCCTTCGACGTGACCGCCGAACTGGTCACCGCCGACGGCCTGGTGTCGGGCGCCGACGTCCGGCACGGGCAGCAGATCGTCGGACGCGTCACCGACATGCGCCTCGAGGAGCGGCATGCGGAGATCACCATGACGATCGCCGACGGTACCGACCTCCCCGCGAACACGACGCTGAACGTCGAACTACCGTCGGCGCTGGGAACCCCGTTCGTCCGCCTGTCGGAGCCCGAGGAGCCGGAGGGCCGGCTCACCGAGGGTTCGCATCTCGACCTCTCCGACACCGGCGTCGGCCCGCAGATCGAGAGCACCCTCGCCGCGCTGGGCAACATCCTCGGCGGCAGTGGCGTCAGCCAGCTCCAGTCGGTGATGTCGAGTCTCAACACCGCCTTCGAGAACCGCTCCGACAAGGTCGGCGACCTGATCGACACACTGAACCGGCTGCTCGCCCGGTCGTCGAAGTACACCGACGACTTCAACGCGGCCATGGCGGAGGCCGCGGATGTCAGCGAACTCCTCGTGGCGCAACAGCAGACCGTCGACGACTTCCTCGGCCAGGTCCCGCAGGCGGTCAACGTACTCGCCGCCCAACGGGATCAGATCGCGAAGCTGATGTCGCAGACCACCCGCCTGACGACCAACGTCGCGGCGATCACGCGTGGTCGGCAGGAGACGCTCAACCACCTGGTCGGCGACGCCGAGCAGATGGTGAAGTCGTTGTCCGCGTTCAACACCGAGGTCGGCTCGACCCTGGACAACATGAACGCGTTCATGAAGAACTTCGACCGCGCCATCCGCGGCGACTACCTCGTCTTCGACGGTTCCCTCGACATCCCGGGCGGCATCGACAAGATCCTCACCGGCGGCCTCCTGCTCGCCGGCGGCCCCCTGCCGACGCCGGACGACCTGCGCAACGTGCTGTCCGGCGGTCTCGCGAACACGAAGCCGAAGAAGACAACACCGACGAAGACGACCACTCCGACGCCCAGCCCACCCGCAGGAGCCCCGCGATGA
- a CDS encoding MlaD family protein — MTTKAKTRRLRMPRVRMPQARTGMLQFLIFLVLSAIVIPYGINFIAGPEGFGDKIVLKARMDDAFGLGSGTGVTLRGVDVGTVRSVELDPAGGAAEIELVVRGDTRIPADSYMQVTMASMAGIQSVDIISPDADAPYLESGDTLAAPADRQPKQMDAIIGDAASVLRSIGSGNLSTLGNEFYAAFDHDEKALAKIVSNGTALAGLVNRNAPILQGLFDEWLQVLSAMSNTTTAFEAGMRSAATFTDQLDANQPVFVYLLDKSPESLTRTQALFDRYRGTFGGVMANLAVVEPIISDRDQSLAVGLETIPQGLLDLRSIVKNGRADFALIGTQGPVCMFYDQPRYPVGDLHTPAPNLARFCPAGNGYEQRGAVNAPRPNDLGTSTWKSPGGVSGPPAVADPLLIPHGVELLQWWQELLERARNGN, encoded by the coding sequence ATGACCACCAAGGCGAAGACCCGGCGCCTTCGGATGCCCCGCGTTCGGATGCCACAGGCACGCACCGGGATGCTGCAGTTCCTGATCTTCCTCGTCCTGTCGGCGATCGTGATCCCCTACGGCATCAACTTCATCGCCGGGCCCGAGGGTTTCGGCGACAAGATCGTGCTGAAGGCCCGCATGGACGACGCGTTCGGGCTCGGTTCCGGGACCGGCGTCACGCTCCGGGGCGTCGACGTCGGCACCGTTCGATCCGTCGAGCTCGACCCGGCCGGCGGCGCCGCGGAGATCGAACTGGTCGTGCGCGGCGACACCCGCATCCCTGCCGACTCCTACATGCAGGTCACGATGGCCTCGATGGCCGGCATCCAGAGCGTCGACATCATCTCGCCCGACGCCGACGCCCCGTATCTGGAGTCCGGCGACACCCTCGCCGCGCCGGCCGACAGGCAGCCCAAGCAGATGGACGCCATCATCGGCGACGCCGCGTCGGTGCTGCGCAGCATCGGCAGCGGCAATCTCTCCACGCTGGGCAACGAGTTCTACGCGGCCTTCGACCACGACGAGAAGGCGCTCGCCAAGATCGTGTCGAACGGGACCGCGCTCGCCGGACTCGTCAACCGCAACGCGCCGATCCTCCAGGGACTCTTCGACGAATGGCTGCAGGTGCTGTCCGCGATGAGCAACACCACCACCGCCTTCGAGGCCGGGATGCGCAGCGCGGCGACGTTCACCGATCAGCTCGACGCCAACCAGCCGGTGTTCGTCTACCTGCTCGACAAGTCACCCGAGTCCCTGACCCGCACCCAGGCGCTGTTCGACAGGTACCGCGGCACATTCGGCGGTGTGATGGCGAATCTCGCAGTGGTGGAACCGATCATCTCCGACCGTGACCAGTCACTCGCCGTCGGCCTGGAAACGATCCCCCAGGGTCTGCTGGACCTGCGTTCGATCGTGAAGAACGGGCGCGCCGACTTCGCGCTCATCGGTACCCAGGGACCGGTCTGCATGTTCTACGACCAGCCCCGCTATCCGGTCGGCGACCTGCACACCCCGGCCCCGAATCTCGCGCGCTTCTGCCCGGCGGGCAACGGTTACGAACAGCGCGGCGCGGTGAACGCCCCACGACCGAACGACCTGGGCACGAGCACCTGGAAATCCCCCGGCGGTGTCTCCGGACCACCCGCCGTCGCCGATCCACTACTCATCCCGCACGGCGTGGAGCTGTTGCAGTGGTGGCAAGAACTTCTGGAAAGGGCACGAAATGGCAACTGA
- a CDS encoding oxygenase MpaB family protein, producing MWPRAALMQLTHSGVAPTEVESGVYGVRGAGRWAGTVNYLRIAVAGDEDSVRDLVREVNKVRPDDWPEDLVTLRRYLDYVEGDYPAALPRSTSDDPEHVTAGDVAAQVFAPYSMPWRYVRHVPRLRLLTWGMAGERLRSVYGVDWSIDQERRHLRAVRTVRRWQSLCPGPLRRRHGRRQRERHAARLRQTAVTHPHTNGRNNR from the coding sequence ATGTGGCCACGCGCTGCGCTGATGCAGCTCACCCATTCCGGAGTGGCGCCGACCGAGGTCGAGAGCGGGGTGTACGGCGTACGCGGGGCCGGGCGCTGGGCGGGGACGGTGAACTACCTGCGGATCGCCGTCGCCGGTGACGAGGACAGCGTCCGCGACCTCGTCCGGGAGGTGAACAAGGTGCGTCCCGACGACTGGCCCGAGGATCTCGTGACCCTGCGCAGGTACCTCGACTACGTCGAAGGCGACTATCCGGCGGCCCTGCCGCGCTCGACGTCGGACGATCCCGAGCACGTCACCGCAGGCGACGTGGCCGCACAGGTCTTCGCCCCGTACTCGATGCCATGGCGATACGTACGCCACGTCCCGCGCCTGCGGCTCCTCACGTGGGGAATGGCCGGTGAGCGGTTAAGGTCGGTCTACGGAGTCGACTGGTCAATCGACCAAGAGCGCCGCCACCTGCGGGCGGTGCGCACGGTCAGACGTTGGCAGAGTCTCTGTCCGGGGCCGCTTCGGCGCCGGCACGGCAGACGACAACGCGAGCGTCACGCAGCCCGACTCAGACAGACCGCGGTGACACACCCCCACACCAACGGACGGAACAACCGATGA
- a CDS encoding GntR family transcriptional regulator, translated as MTPGPLHRTQLAVEVADYLRTRIMTGVLRPGEFVRLDETASALGCSVTPVREALATLRGEGLVKQALHRGFIVETLTRGDIVDIFWMQAELSARLASHAAENPDLEVQLDELAALVDDLEAAVESGRADHVLSAEFAFHRKVHLMAESKKLAWFQFSASKYNPLQLYSNDAEWGREAATSHRRLIELLRRGDTAGIKSEIVSAFDDARDRLIAQLESIGFWDEQSPETEAHTASTA; from the coding sequence ATGACCCCTGGACCCCTGCACAGGACTCAGCTGGCCGTCGAGGTTGCCGACTATCTGCGCACCCGGATCATGACCGGCGTCCTGCGCCCGGGCGAGTTCGTCCGGCTCGACGAGACCGCGTCGGCGCTGGGCTGCAGCGTCACCCCCGTCCGCGAGGCACTGGCGACACTCCGCGGCGAAGGACTCGTCAAGCAGGCGCTGCACCGGGGTTTCATCGTGGAGACGCTCACCCGCGGCGACATCGTCGACATCTTCTGGATGCAGGCCGAACTGTCCGCGCGTCTGGCCAGTCATGCCGCCGAGAACCCCGATCTCGAGGTGCAGCTCGACGAGTTGGCCGCTCTCGTCGACGACCTCGAGGCGGCGGTCGAGTCGGGCCGTGCCGACCACGTGCTGTCGGCGGAGTTCGCCTTCCACCGTAAGGTTCACCTGATGGCCGAGAGCAAGAAGCTGGCCTGGTTCCAGTTCTCGGCGAGCAAATACAACCCCCTGCAGCTCTATTCGAACGACGCCGAGTGGGGCCGGGAGGCCGCGACCAGCCATCGTCGACTGATCGAGCTGTTGCGCAGGGGCGACACCGCGGGCATCAAGTCCGAGATCGTCTCCGCCTTCGACGACGCGCGCGACCGCCTGATCGCCCAGCTGGAATCGATCGGCTTCTGGGACGAGCAATCACCCGAGACAGAAGCCCACACCGCCAGCACCGCGTAA
- a CDS encoding beta-phosphoglucomutase family hydrolase, which yields MLGLPEVISVALFDLDGVLTETAVLHRKAWKKTFDAFLAERAGGVDAPGFVEFTDQDYLDYVDGRPREDGVRAFLASRGITDVDPATVTAIGNGKNDMFLVSLAEDGGHAYPGSVRYLNAAREAGLRIAVVTSSKNGGPVLDAADLSGFVEVRVDGLEIAARGLNGKPAPDSYLLGAELMGVEPSAAAVFEDAISGVQAGSAGEFGYVVGIDRVGGNQAEAMRAAGADIVVNDLDELLPA from the coding sequence GTGTTGGGATTGCCAGAAGTGATCTCTGTCGCGCTCTTCGATCTCGACGGGGTCCTCACCGAGACCGCGGTACTCCACCGCAAAGCATGGAAGAAGACCTTCGACGCCTTCCTCGCCGAACGCGCGGGCGGCGTCGATGCGCCCGGCTTCGTGGAGTTCACCGACCAGGACTACCTCGACTACGTCGACGGACGTCCCCGTGAGGACGGCGTGCGCGCCTTCCTGGCGTCGCGCGGGATCACCGATGTCGACCCCGCGACCGTGACCGCGATCGGCAACGGCAAGAACGACATGTTCCTCGTCAGCCTCGCCGAGGACGGTGGCCATGCCTACCCCGGTTCGGTGCGGTACCTCAACGCGGCACGTGAGGCGGGCCTCCGCATCGCGGTCGTGACGTCGTCGAAGAATGGAGGACCAGTGCTCGATGCAGCCGACCTGTCGGGATTCGTCGAGGTTCGCGTCGACGGTCTGGAGATCGCCGCGCGGGGCCTCAACGGCAAACCCGCTCCCGACTCGTACCTCCTGGGAGCCGAACTGATGGGCGTCGAGCCGTCCGCGGCCGCGGTCTTCGAGGACGCCATCTCCGGCGTACAGGCCGGTAGCGCAGGTGAGTTCGGCTATGTGGTCGGCATCGACCGGGTCGGCGGCAACCAGGCCGAGGCGATGCGCGCCGCGGGCGCCGACATCGTCGTCAACGACCTCGACGAATTGCTGCCCGCATGA